From one Haloferax marinisediminis genomic stretch:
- a CDS encoding DHH family phosphoesterase, translating into MSTPQQLHELLSGGSELNIVCHNNPDPDCLASALALGRIAEAAGVEESHILYDGDISHQQNRAFVNLLGIELEQFDPATVTDRPPGSLLAFVDHSVPGANNKVPKGTPIDIVIDHHPSNGVDARFVDHRDHVGAAATILTEYIQDLDIELDEALATALLFAIRRETLNFLRGVTSDEYEAAAYLQKSVDNELLHQLSAPSFTGETLDAIATAIGNRRVKQSVLISHVGRTTERDSLPQAADYLATLEGVETAIIFGIIHDAIHLSARSPDPRIHAGNVLRKAFGDVGSAGGHHDVAGGEIPLGIFADYKSDDEQLLRILEEVITTRLYAELNINNDSKK; encoded by the coding sequence ATGAGTACACCTCAGCAACTCCACGAGTTGCTTTCTGGGGGGAGCGAACTCAACATCGTCTGCCACAACAACCCCGACCCAGACTGTCTCGCGAGTGCCCTCGCGTTGGGCCGTATCGCAGAGGCCGCCGGCGTCGAGGAGTCGCACATCCTCTACGATGGTGACATCTCGCACCAGCAGAACCGTGCGTTCGTGAATCTCCTCGGTATCGAACTCGAGCAGTTCGACCCGGCCACGGTTACGGACCGGCCGCCGGGGTCGTTGCTCGCATTCGTCGACCACTCGGTTCCCGGGGCGAACAACAAGGTTCCGAAGGGGACGCCGATAGACATCGTCATCGACCACCACCCTTCGAACGGCGTCGATGCCCGGTTCGTCGACCACCGCGACCACGTCGGCGCTGCTGCGACCATCCTCACCGAGTACATCCAAGACCTCGATATCGAACTCGACGAAGCGCTTGCGACGGCACTCTTGTTTGCGATTCGTCGTGAGACACTCAACTTCCTCCGGGGTGTGACCAGCGACGAGTACGAAGCGGCAGCGTACCTCCAGAAGTCGGTCGACAACGAGTTACTCCACCAACTGTCAGCACCATCGTTCACAGGGGAGACACTCGACGCGATTGCGACCGCGATTGGCAATCGGCGAGTGAAACAGTCTGTACTCATCTCTCACGTCGGCCGGACGACCGAACGGGACTCACTTCCACAGGCCGCGGACTACCTCGCGACCTTAGAGGGTGTCGAGACGGCCATCATCTTCGGAATCATCCACGACGCCATCCACCTCAGTGCCCGGTCACCAGACCCTCGCATTCACGCGGGGAACGTCCTCAGAAAGGCGTTCGGAGATGTCGGGAGCGCCGGAGGGCATCACGACGTTGCAGGTGGTGAAATCCCACTTGGTATCTTCGCCGACTACAAGAGTGACGACGAGCAGTTGCTCAGAATCCTCGAAGAAGTCATCACTA